A genomic region of Alnus glutinosa chromosome 11, dhAlnGlut1.1, whole genome shotgun sequence contains the following coding sequences:
- the LOC133882082 gene encoding uncharacterized protein LOC133882082 codes for MDSVSTKSFHFITIFVIVVFLLWFSQSTEYEDEVKQAAGNFQLILFLLPFLLMLIFAVVYSTRGRFHFPFLRPEYEMIQQAGGVPWRAVMFLVLILVLLSYQSSFRAKWFGPLSRS; via the coding sequence ATGGACTCCGTTTCGACCAAATCGTTCCATTTTATCACCATATTCGTGATTGTCGTCTTTTTGCTGTGGTTCTCTCAATCCACTGAGTACGAGGACGAGGTGAAACAAGCAGCAGGAAACTTCCAGCTGATCCTTTTCTTATTGCCCTTTCTATTGATGCTGATCTTCGCGGTTGTATATTCTACCCGCGGGAGGTTCCACTTTCCTTTCTTGCGCCCGGAGTACGAGATGATTCAGCAAGCCGGCGGAGTGCCTTGGCGTGCTGTCATGTTTTTGGTGCTGATTCTGGTGTTGCTTTCTTACCAATCATCGTTTCGTGCCAAGTGGTTTGGACCTCTTTCGAGGTCATGA
- the LOC133882243 gene encoding uncharacterized protein LOC133882243: MAYRRSTTSSILEVFSLNPLPYPVLLILAVISIFLGMSWYFSYEEAVESAEEQMGLVLLVTPVVLVVIVRWLSSMENPGSLFSTSPWDQRRRTHHLPSEGSSPWAVAALIVLLLVMVQFRSIFIDSWSV; the protein is encoded by the coding sequence ATGGCCTACAGAAGAAGCACAACCTCCTCCATCTTGGAGGTCTTCAGCCTGAATCCTCTTCCATACCCAGTTCTGCTAATTCTAGCTGTGATCTCAATCTTCCTCGGCATGTCATGGTACTTCTCTTACGAGGAAGCTGTGGAAAGTGCCGAAGAACAAATGGGTTTGGTCCTCTTGGTCACACCTGTAGTGTTAGTGGTCATCGTCCGGTGGCTGTCATCAATGGAAAATCCAGGCAGCCTGTTTTCCACGTCGCCGTGGGATCAGCGCCGTCGAACCCACCATCTCCCCTCGGAAGGGAGCTCCCCGTGGGCTGTGGCAGCTTTGATTGTGCTGTTGCTTGTTATGGTGCAATTCCGGTCTATCTTCATTGATAGCTGGTCAGTTTAG